The following is a genomic window from Spirosoma agri.
TGCTCATGATAGTCGGGATGTACAGCCTACGCTGATCGTTGAACTTCGGGACGGAGCGTATCGGGGATTTGGCGAAGCAACGGCTACCCGCTATTATGGTATCACCATGGACGGCATGGTCACGGCCCTCGAATCAATTCGCCCGCAGATAGAAGCCTATACGCTCACTGATCCTGAAACGTTCTGGGCTGACATGCATCAGTCTCTGGCGCAGAACCCGTTCGCGCTGTGTGCGCTTGATCAGGCTGCGTGGGACTTATGGGCCAAAAAACAGGAAAAGCCACTCTATGAACTCTGGGGGCTCGATCCGGCCAACAGTCCGCTGACCAATTATACCATCGGGCTGGATACTCCCGAGCGAATGGTCGAAAAAATGCAGGAGTTGCCCTGGCCACTGTATAAGATTAAACTGGGACGACCAGAAACTGACCTGTCAATCATTCGGACGCTACGCCAGTATACCGAGGCTGTGTTTCGGGTCGATGCCAATTGCGGCTGGACCGTGGCCGATACCCTGGCGAAATCGCAGGTGCTGGCCGAATTGGGCGTCGAATTTATTGAACAGCCCTTACCCGCCAGCGATTGGGAAGGAGCGAAGATGGTGTTTGACCAATCGACACTGCCCATCATCGCCGACGAGAGTTGTATCGTTGAGGCCGATGTCGAGCGCTGCGCCGGGTATTTTCACGGTGTCAACATCAAACTGACGAAGTGCGGTGGCTTGACGCCCGCCCGACGTATGATTGCCCGTGCTCGTGAACTGAACCTGCGGGTCATGGTCGGCTGCATGACCGAATCGAGCGTTGGTATTTCAGCCATTGCCCAGCTACTTCCTTTACTCGATTACGCCGACCTTGATGGTTCACTACTTATTGCCAACGATCCGGCTACGGGCGTCACGTTCGATTACGGACGCGTTATTTACGCTAATAGCAGTGGCACAGGAGCCCGTTTGCTCACCCGATAGCCTGAGTTGTGTTTCGTTCCGATTTTATGACTTTTACGATGTCAACAACGTTTGCCATAGATAGCCTTCCCAATCGCATAATCAAGCATGACGATCGGGAGTATCTGTTTTTTAGCGGTACGGCCTATCTGGGCTTACCACAAAACCTGGCCTTTCAGCAACTGCTGACAGACGCTATTGGTCGATATGGCACGGTATTCGGTAGTTCACGGAACGGTAATCTGCAACTGAGTGTCTACGAAGAAGCCGAAGCGAAACTAGCCCAATTTGTGGGCGCAGAGACAGCGTTGACGCTCTCGTCGGGAATGATGGCCGGCCAGGCAGTCGTCAATTGGTTGCGGCTGGGCTATACTGAGTTCGTCTACGGACCAAATGCCCATCCTGCCATCTGGAACGGACCAACGGTGTCTTTACCAATTATGCCCTTCGCTGATTGGGTGGCCCAACTACCGGCTCAGTTGCAAACGATAAAGCCCGGACCCGTCGCGATTCTGCTCAATTCAATCGAGGCTGTCCGTTCTGAATATTACTCGTTCGGTTGGGTACGGGACTTGCCAGATGATCGTCCCATTACACTCGTTATCGATGATTCGCATGGGCTGGGTGTGCTTAATGCGGGGCGTGGTATCTGGCCCCAGATAGCGCAGAAGGATACCATTAACCTGCTTGTTACGGCATCTACTGCGAAGGCAATGGGACTGCCGGGTGGGGTAATTTTAGGCACTGCTGAAACCCTCAAGGCAATCCGTAGGACGGCCTTTTTTGGCTCCTGCTCACCCATTCCACCGGCTTATCTGGCGGCTTACGTACAGGCCGATGTGCTTTATGCCGAGAGTCGGGAGAAACTCCGACAGAATCTGATTCTAGCGGAAAAACTATTGATGCCAACCGGCTTGTTCACGCACGCCAGTGGGTATCCCGTGTTTTTTACTGATCACGATGATTTATATCCATTTCTGCTGGAAAAGGGCATCTTCATTTATTCGTTTGCTTATCCAACAGCCGCCGATCGTGCCAATACCCGCATCGTGATCAGCGCTTTCCACGAACTGGCGGATATACAGAAGCTGGCCGAATGCGTCTATGCCTATTGTTTTTAAGTGCTCCTTATTTTAAGCCTTCCAGAAAAGCTAAACTGCCCTGCATCTGCTCCATCGAACGCGAAGATTCGTCTTCAATAAAAAAGTGCTTGACGCCTGATTTTTTTGCCTGTTTCATGATGGCGGCAATGCCCACGTCGCCCTGCCCGAGCGTCACGTTCGACTCAATATCCGAATGGCCGGTGTTGGTATCGGGTGTGCCGGGTTTGCGATCTTTGAGGTGCATCAACAGGAAGCGTTTCGGATACTTTTGTAACAGAGCGACCGGATCATAACCCGGCGCTTTCACCCAAAAGACGTCCATCTCAAAGTTCACGAATTTGGGGTCGAAATTTTGCGCCAGGTAATCGAAAAAGGTACCGTTCTGATACGTCTGAAATTCGTACCCGTGCGTGTGGTAGCAGAACGTAATTCCATTGTCGGCCAGCAGTCGCCCGGCGGTGTTGAACACATCGATAGCGCGGTCGGCATCGTAGATCGTGAAGGCGTCGCCACCGTGAGGAATCCAGGCGCAGGTAACGTACTTTGCCCCCAATGCCTTTGCTTCTGCGAGTATTTTCGGAACATTGTTGTCGAGGTCCTCATAGCTGGCACCTGTACTGATGGCTTTGATGCCGTTCTGATCCAGCAATTGACGGAAGTCGGTTAGAGACAGCCCATAGGTGCCCGCGATCTCGGCCTCCCGGAAGCCCAGCTGTTTTACCTTTGCCATTGTACCGGGAACGTCTTTGGCAAACTGACTCCGGAAGCTGTAGAGTTGCAGACCGACGGGTGCCGGTTTTTGCGCCAGTGCCAGAAAACCAGACAACAGTCCGGCAAGTAGGAGGGAGAGTTTCATGTTCGTAAGGCGTAGGTTTAGGGGGTTGGATAAACTAGTTGCCGGTCTGGGTGGTAAACGTACTCTCAAAAATCTTGTCGGCGTTGCCGGTCTCAAATCCCTCGCGCCGGTGCTGACGAGTGATCTGATCGGCGGGCAAGTCGCGGAAGGGAGGTAGTACGCGCCGTTCGGCAAATTCGACATACGATCCGGCAATACGAAACACATCACCACCGGTAAACTCAGCGTCGATCATCTGGGCAACCGTTGATGCCTGTCGTAAATCGCCATCGGGGCTGACTTTGATGGTGCCGCCTGCCGAATTGAGCCGTAAACCACGGTCGGTCAAAAAAGCAACGAACTCGTCGATCGTACTGTACCCCGGCTTAAGATTGTGAACACTGATTGTAAAATGATTCAGGTAATAGCGGTTGTAAATCACCCAGGCCGCATATTCACTTTCTTTCAACAGCGTCTGATAATCAGCTAATGTAGGTGTTTGCCAGAGGGGCTGGTGCAGAAACTGATCAACGGCTTCCGCATCGTCCAGATTTAGGGCATCGACGGGGTCGCTCGTGACGGTGTCGGTGTAGTTGTGAATGATGCGCTGTGCCTCGTCCGACAACTCGTCGACGCGCAGTTCACTGGCAAAGATGCGGGGGTATTCGGGGGCCGGTGGGGCATACCAATAGGCCGATAATTTCTTTTCGATGAAGTTGTACTCGTCGCGCCGTTCGTAGCCGTAATGCAGGAAAATTTTCTCGAACGACGCTAGTCCGAGGTTAGGAACGCCCATGGTCCGGAACGCGATGTGGTCATTTTCGATCTCATCGGACGTTTGAATAATGCCCGCATCGATCATCGCATCGATTACGGCTCGCACGTCGGGCACGCGTTCAGTGTACCGGCGCATCAGCCCATCGAGGACCGCGTCAAGTGTCTGCTTATCGGTTGTGCTGGGAGAGTTCATCGTAGGTTTGTGCGTTGTCGTTCTTGTTTGTCCGCCACCGGCTTTGCGCCAGCAGTACATCTTTACCCGATTCGCCCGGTTGCCGGTTGCTCTGTTCGATCCGGTGATTGATCGTGTCGTCCGATTCTGAAACCGACCGGATCAGGAGTCGATCTTTCCAATGGCTTTCGGTCCGGTAAACTAAATCAATTTCGGCTAATTCCCGCGTTTGTAACGTATTGCTATCCACCGCGTCGAGCAACCATTCCACATACGATACGTTGTTAACATGCTGATTCTGATCGATACTGAACCAGCCAACCGTTACTTCGTTTTCGTGAGTAGGCGCAAAGGGCTTGTTCTGGAAATCAGGTTTAAGGGCTAATTTGGGCAACGGGTCTATACCGGGCGGCAGCGATAAGGCACGAATGAAGTCAGGCAGGGGAACCATTGCCCGTTTATCCATGCTGAAGACAAGCCAGATACTGACCGCATCTGCCAGTAATGTACCATCGTCGGCCAGTACTCGAAAATCACGATGAATGAAGTACTTTTCGACACTCGTGGGATAGGTCATAACCTGAATCGTCTGCCCGTAGCGAGGATACGTGTGCATCCGCAACCGGAAGCGCATCAGCATCCAGCCGTACCCTTGCCGGGCCAGATCGTTGATGCCGATCCCGTATTCAATCGCGTTTCGATTGGCCGATTCCTGCATCAGGTTCATCAGGGCCGGGACGCTCAGTCGCCCGAACGCATCGGTTTCGTAGCCGCGTAATGTAAAGGTGTCCGTCTGGATAAATGCCATGAGGCAAAGGTAGCATGATGTACAGATTGATTTCCGTCTACCGGTTAGCAGGAGTGCTATTTCTACTAATCATTTAGGGATGAACGTACAACCAAAAGTGGTCCCTGCCACAGGTTATCATCGTGAATGAATGAGCGGTGCTATCCGTTCTGAGGAGTCAACTTTGCTGTACTATTTTTGTCGAGCTAGTCGTGCCAACGGAATCCGGAAGGGCGGCAAGGGGACTCGGCAGGATTATTCGAAATTTCGTCTCGTTGCCGATAACCGACTCTACGCTGATTTTTCCCTTGTGCAGCTCGATGATTCGTTGTGTCAGCGCCAACCCAATACCGTGCCCCTGAATCGTCATTGTGGACTCGGAGCGGTAGAACGGTTCAAAGATGTGGGGTAAATCGGCCGGCTGAATCCCATAGCCCCGATTGGCGAAGGTAAGCTGAACCTGACCAGGCTCAAACGATAGCCGAACGGATACGCGTTCGTCGGGCGAGTATTTGCAGCCGTTCTCCATCAGATTCTGGAAGGCCGTTTGCAACAGTGATTCCTCGCCAATAATGACCAGGTCTTCTTCCTGACTGGGCAGGTTTTCGAAGTCGATATCAATCTGGTAGTTAGGGCGTTTCTGAATAAGCTGGCTCTGGGCCTGCCAGAGTAGTTCATCGATCCGGACCGACTGGTAATTAAGGGTGGCGGCATCGGCACTGGCACGGGCCAGTTCGAGCAGGCCATTGACAAGCCGGATCATGTTTTTTACCTCATCGAGCAGCCCATCGAAAGCCGCTTCGTATTCGTTGGTGGAACGGGCCTGAAGACGGGTTACCTCGATCTGGCCCATCATTACCGTCAGTGGAGTGCGCAGCTCATGGGAGGCATGGGAAACGAAACTCTTCTGCGAAACGAAGGCTTCTTCGAGCCGACTGAGTAAGGCGTTGAACGTACGGGCCAGATCGGCCAGTTCATCGCGCTGGCGTCCGACACGAAGTCGCTCGTGAATGTTCGTCGCCGAAATCGAATTGACCTGCGCAATCAACTCGGCTACTGGTCTCAGGGCATCGGTAGCAAAGAGATAACCCGCAATACCGACGATAAACAGGCACAGAATCCAGCCAAAAATCAGAATCTGCCGCAGTCGGTCGAGTTTACTGAACCCATAGCGATCATTCCCCGAAGCGACAATAACAAAGGTAGCTCCACTATGATTTGTGTACCGAACACCCACAGCCTCGATGGCTCCTGCACGAACGTATTGGGGTTTTTTGACGGTGATCTTCTGGATCAGTCCAGGCGATATGGGAAAGCGCGGCCGTTGCCTACCCTGGTTGTAAAGAACAATACCCCGATTATTGTATATCGTAACCTGCTCATCGGCCATGACCGGTAGATCGGCCCTTGGCACTTCACCAACATCTTCGCGTAACCGCACGGTAGTGAGTGCCTTTTCTGCCAGCCGCTGCTCGAACTCCTGTTGGCGAAACTGATCGTAGAGATAATAGACCGACACCGAAAACAAGAGCAGGATCGAAGCAACCAGCAGGACGAACAGTAACGTTAAGCGGGTACGGATATTCATTCTTTCTGAGTAGTTAGGAGCGAACGGGCTAAACGAAGAGCGAATCAGGCCCCTGGTTACCTATTATCCCACTTCTTGACGCTTACTCCTCTTTGAGCATGTATCCCATCCCAATCACGGTGTGGATCAGTTTGTTTGGAAAATCCTTGTCGATTTTTTTACGCAGAAAGTTCACGTACACATCGATCACGTTTGTTCCGGTGTCGAAGTGAATATCCCAGACTTTTTCGGCAATGTCCACCCGTGATACGACGCGTCCCCGGTTGCGCATGAGGTAATCGAGCAGCCCGAATTCTTTGGCGGTAAGCTCTATACGTTTATCCCCCCGACGGGCGATCTTTTCATTCAGATCCAGTTCCAGATCGGCCACCTTCAATACGTTGGCCTGCATACCGGCTTCGCTGCCCCGTTTGGTGAGCGCCCGCAGCCGCGCCATCAACTCCCGGAACTCGAACGGTTTTACCAGGTAATCGTCGGCACCTGATTCGAAACCCGTCAATTTGTCGTCTACGGAGCTCATGGCCGTCAGCATCAGCACGGGTGTACTGACCCGTTCCTGTCGGAGTGCTTGGACAACATCGAATCCATTCATTTTAGGAAGGTTAACGTCCATCACAATGACGTCGTAGGTGTTGCTGAGGGCCATATTGCGCCCCAGTTGCCCGTCGTAGGCGACATCGACCTCGCAGGATTGCTCCTCCAGCCCTTTTTTTACGAACGAAGCCAATTTTGGCTCATCTTCAACCACAAGAATCTTCATATCGGCAACATACATAGCTATTTTCTGATTTAAAAGCGACAACCCTCTTTATTCGCCTATAGTGGTAACATTGGTCGGGAAATTGTCGTAGAAAGCCATTTGCTCGGCTTAATCAGGCTTGTTTTCTTATAACTGATGTTGAGCGTCTTTTTAGTATAGATCATCAATTATTAATGCACTTTTAAGCTGACTCCATTTCAGGTAGATAAGCCAGATAAATAACGGCATGTTTGTGTATAGTCTGATACCGGGATGAGTCATACAGCTGATGGGTGACTAAATGTTGGGGAATGTAGTGGGTAAAATCATCCACACTCACCAGATAATTTCTACACAGTGTCTCTGAACGATAAGGGTGTGAGTGAGAATATATACACTATTTTTTGCTCTATGGTATTGACAATGAGAGGTGTGTGCTGCTATGCGTAAGATGTGTAACTGCCGTGAAAAGAACTGGCACAATAAACGCATTACGTATCGTAACAAGATGACTAACACCCCCATGTGGACACCGACTCACTTTCCTGCCGCCATGCGCTCACTCAGCCCAAGTACACGGGCGAAGGCTATCGAAATTGCGAATCGCCTGTTGGAACAGGGCGCGCTCGATAAACAGCGGGTAATAGCATTTAGCGTTAGTGAAGCTCGCCAGTGGGCACGTTTGGCGCAGGCAAGTCCGGTCAATCCGAGTTGGCAACCACACGTGTAGCGAATCTCCTAATCTATCTTACAAACTCAACGAGCGATGATCTGGAAAAAAAACATTTACGATACACTAATCAGTTGTGCTGCTTTGTGTGATGAGTTCGCGACGGAGTGTTCTCGTTCCGAAGACATCGAAAGCTGGTACCGGAGTATTTTTTTAAACCTCGATTGCGCCGACCTGTGTCGCCAGTTGGCTATGCTTTATGTCCGGGGTTCGGAAAACACGCGTTTGCTGGCGAAAGCATGCATCGAAGTGTGCGAAAAGTGTTCCCAGGAAGTAAGCCAGTTCGATACGCAGCGTTGTCAGCAGGTATATGCCATGTGTCAGCAAACGATATGCAGTTGTGTTGGCATTCTGGCCATGGCTTATCAGACAGAGGGCCAGTCGAAAAACCCAACCAATACGCCTGCGTCGCTGTTTTATGGCATCGATCTACGCGAAACACTTTATAATTAATCAGTTAATAATTGTCGGTCGATAGTCACGGTCGTTAGTCGGGTATCAGCTCAGGCTACTGACGGACGACTATCGGCTGATTCTTTTTCACTCACGCTATGGAAACTAAACCACAAAAGAACAAACAACTGGAAAAAATCCAGGAAATGGTCGAAGATATCCGCATGGCTATGATGACCACCGTTGACGATCAGGGGAACCTTGTCAGTCGGCCAATGGCTGCCTTGCAAATGGATGAAGACGGAACCATCTGGTTCTTTACAAAACGCACGTCTCCTAAAGTAGATCAGATCGATAATAACCAGCATCGGGTCAATCTGTCATTCTCAGATGTTGGTGATGCAAATTATGTGTCGATCTCGGGTACAGCCGACGAGCTTGATGACCGGGCAAAAATTGATGAACTCTGGAACCCGCAGGCTAAAGCTTGGTTTCCAAAGGGCAAAGATGATCCGGAACTGATTTTGTTGAAGGTACACACCCAGATGGCTGAGTATTGGGACTCCAGCGATAGCACAATGGTCCGGTTGTTCCAGCAGGCGGCAGCGGCCATAACGGGCAACCCACCAAAAATGGGCGAGAACGAAAAAGTATACAACTAATATAAAAATAAGGAAGCAGGAACGAGTGCGTTAGCGAAAACCTGACAGGGTCGCTGATGCACTCGTTCCTGCGTTTACAGGCTATGATTGTTACCCAAATCGATTCGGGATGGCAGATTATTAATCAGCAGGCACATGGAATGCTGGCTTTCCAGCTGGCTTTGCAGTGGAAGGTGAGCAAACGCCCCACAAACTGGATAGAGACGTTGGTTGCGTTGACGGAGCACGATGACGGACAGGATCCGTGGGAGGGGCGAAATCATCTGACAACCGCCGGTGCTCCACTCGATTTCAAACTGCTTCAGTATTCTGTTGAGCAGTGCCGAAACATGATTCAGATCGGTTTGCAGAAAAGCCGCTGGAATGCATTGATGATGTCAATGCATACGTCGTTTTTGTATGAGTCGAAACGGGGTCAGGAAAAGGAACTGGATCAGTTTCTCGACCAGCAGGTTGGTAATCAGAAGAAGTGGCGAAAGCAGTACAAAGCAACCAAGTCGGATGCTCAGTACGCGTATGCGTTTGTGCAGTGGTGCGATGCGTTATCGTTGATTCTGTGCATGGATCAGGTTCAGCCTGAAGGACGGCGTTCGGAGATCAGTCTTGGTCCGGATGGTGTATCGTACTACATTTACGAACAGGCAAATGGCTCGCTGTGTGTTGATCCGTGGCCGTTTGAGGATCCTTCGTTTACCGTTCATGTCGAAGCGTTTCAACTAACCAAGTTGGCTTTCGCTGATGACAAAGAACTGTATAATGCAATTCAGGACGCCGAAGTGATCAACAAAGAATGGAAATTCGAGAAGAAGTAACGGTAGCTTTTTCAAACGCAACGCGGGGATAGAGTATTGACTCTATCCCCGCGTTGCGTTTGAACCTGATTGTAAACGAAGCTTATTTCACGCGTAACAACACCGACGAGCGGGCTGGAACCGTAAATTCGTGGCCTCCTTTAATCGGATCAGTTTTGGGATTGACTTTGCCATCGAACGTATCGACAACAACTTCCCACGTGGACTGTTTACGACCAATCTTAGGAAGCATGAACGGAATATCTTCCCAGAACGCATTCATTACCCATAGCAGTTGCTCGTCGCCAATATCCTGGCCATCTTCGGTTTGTTCCGTCACGCGAACCCCGTCGATGAACAACGCCAGGCAATGTGTACCGGGATTGTTGAGGTCGTCGGACGTCATTTCCTGACCGTCGGGGCGCACGTAGTTAACCTGCTCATTGCCGAAAAATTTGCGTCGGCTCAAGATTGGCATTTCTTGGCGAAGTGCCGTTAACTGGCTGGTAAAGTCGAACAACGCCTGTTGTTTCTCATTCCAATGCCAGTCCATCCAGCTAATCTCACTATCCTGGTTGTAGCCATTGTTGTTACCATGCTGGGTACGACCACATTCGTCACCCATCACGATCATTGGCGTTCCCTGGCTAAGCAGCAATGTTGCCAGGAAATTACGTTTTTGCCGCTCGCGCAACGCATTGATTTCCTCATCATCTGTTGGCCCTTCAGCTCCACAGTTCCAGCTCAGGTTGTCGTTCGAGCCGTCATTGTTATCTTCACCATTGGCTTCGTTATGCTTTTCATTATAGCTCACCAGATCGTTCAGCGTGAAGCCATCGTGTGCCGTAATGAGGTTAACGCTGTTAGCCGGTGAACGGCCATCGTTGGCATACAGGTCGGGGCTGCCCAATACCCGAAGTGCCGTTTCGGCTGCCTGACCGTCATCACCTTTCCAGAAGCCACGAAGGGCATCGCGGAACTTACCGTTCCATTCTGACCAGCGAACCGGGAAGTTACCAACCTGATACGACTGAATATCCCAAGGTTCGGCAATGAGTTTCACCTGTGCCAGAATAGGATCTTGGGCTACCGTGTCGAGGAAGGAGGATACACGGCCGATTTCTTCATCCGTACGAATGAGCGCAGCGGCAAGGTCAAACCGGAATCCATCAACGTGCATCTCCGTTACCCAATAGCGCAGGCTGTCCATAACCAGTTGCAGAACACGTGGATGACTCAGGTTAAGCGTATTACCCGTACCCGTGTAATCCATGTAATACTCAGGTTGATCGCCGACCTGGTGATAATAAGCTCGGTTGTCGATTCCCTGAAACGACAGCATTGGACCAAACTGGTTGCCTTCTGCGGTGTGGTTGTACACTACGTCCAGAATAACTTCCAGTCCGGCTTTGTGCAGATTTTTGACCATCTGCTTGAATTCCGTCACCTGCTGGCCCGCCATGCCCGATGACGAATACGTATTTTGAGGAGCAAAGAAGCCGATGCTGTTATAGCCCCAATAGCTCTCATCGGTGAACTGGTGAACAGGCAAGAGTTCCACCGCCGTAATGCCCAGTTTCTTCAGATAATCGATACTTTCTTGTGAGCCCAATCCTGCGTATGTACCCCGGATGCTTTCCTCCATGGTAGGATGCAAGTGGCTGAAGCCTTTGACGTGCATCTCATACATGACCGAACGATGCAATGGAACCGAAGGAGCCTGGTCATCATCCCAGTCGAAAGCGGAGTCTACAATCACTGACTTTGGCATGGTAGGGCCGCTGTCTTCCTTACTCAGGATCAAATAACGCTCATCGGAGGTGCTTTTGTAATCGTATCCAAGCCATGAATCATCGTGATTGACCGGCGCGTTGATCGCGCGAGCGTACGGATCCAGAAGGAGCTTGTTTGGGTTGAAGAAATAGCCCGATTTTGGATCATACTCGCCATCGACACGATACCCGTAGAGCTGTCCTGGCTGTAAGCCGTCCAAATAAATGTGCCATACTAATTCCGTACGCTCGGTAAGTGGAATGCGGGCTGTTTCCCGGCTGGGATCCGCTGAATCATACAGGCAAAGGAAAGCAGCGGTGCTGTTCTCACTAAATAAGGCAAAGTTTACGCCTTCGCCATCATAAGTGGCACCAAGGGGATAAGGTTTACCTGGTTTTGATTGGACCGTCTCCTGGCCGGAGGCTTCCGATGTACGTTTACTCATAACGTTGTTTGTAGGAATGATTCATACGCCGATTAAGGCAATCTGTTTAATCGAGTCAGCGTGGCGCATTTCAATAATTGAGAGACTGACTCTACTTGAATTAACTGCCTGATAAAAGATAATGTTTTGCCTCTGAAGAGCGGTTTGTAGTATACCAGGAATTTGATAATGAGAGTTGGCAAACAAACAAAAAAGCCTGCTCCCAATGGGCGCAGGCTTTCCGATCCCACCATTCACTACACTACCAAGGCCAGTCGAGACATCGAGGCATGAGCCGAATCGATGCTCTGTTTTTGACGCAACAGTAATTCTCGGGTGCTGGCAACTAAGTCCGTTTCCTGAAGAACAGAATTGTAGTTTTCGAGGGCTTCCTGGTCACCCCGTTTGCACTCCTCGACAGTTGCTTTATCATCGTCGCTGGAAAACGTCGACTTTATATTGATCCAGGCACGGTGCAGATCAGAAGCGATACTCGTACCGTTGTCTGGTTCTCCGCCTAGGGTCCGGATTTCCCGGTCTATTTCAAGGGCAAACTCTCCGCGCTGGCGCGATTGGGCCAGAAATAAGCTTTTAAGTTCTGAGTCTTTAACGTTCTCAGCGGCTTCCTGATAGCCTTTTTCGGCATCATGGTTCCGGGTTAGCAAACGATTGAGCTGGTCTAGGATTTCTCCACGTGATTCTTTGACATCCATAACGGTTTTGATTTGGTTGTGTATTGAGTGAATTAAAAAACTGCTTAACGTTCTTGAGTATTGAGTAAATCAGAAGGGCAACGGTTCACAGTGGTCGATTACAAATCAATAGATAGATCATAAACGATTGCTGTACATTACTTGCGGGGATCATGTCCCCAATTCTTCAACGAATATTCCCAATTCGAGCCTTCGACTTTGTCTGGTTTCTGAGCACTGTGCCGTTTGACATAGCTAACGACTTTCTGCATGTGCGCATAATCATCGTCAGAAAGCTCGCCGGACTTCTTCGAGAGGATTTTGATGATCTTCTCGCCAGACTGATGACCGACGGACTCGCTGTCACCGTCTTTTTTCTGACCCACCGATTTCGACTCTTCCGTTTCCAGCCACTTCTCTATTTGAGAAGCTGACATGTTTACAACGTCGTCGAACTCGTGTTTAATCTGCTTTTTCTCTGTATCGTCAATTGCTGTCGTTGCCATACGTACCTTTATTTCTTTGTCACTTCACTGGCTGACTTTACAATCTTCTTATCGCCCTGCTTGAGAACGAGTGCGGGTTCCTCCGCCGAGCCTTTCCGCTTGACTTTCGTTCCCTGAACGGTTTTGCTAATATCTTCTTCATGAACTTCAGTAACGGTGCCTTCGGCATTACCTTTTCCGTACTTCCACTCAACTTTA
Proteins encoded in this region:
- a CDS encoding response regulator, giving the protein MKILVVEDEPKLASFVKKGLEEQSCEVDVAYDGQLGRNMALSNTYDVIVMDVNLPKMNGFDVVQALRQERVSTPVLMLTAMSSVDDKLTGFESGADDYLVKPFEFRELMARLRALTKRGSEAGMQANVLKVADLELDLNEKIARRGDKRIELTAKEFGLLDYLMRNRGRVVSRVDIAEKVWDIHFDTGTNVIDVYVNFLRKKIDKDFPNKLIHTVIGMGYMLKEE
- a CDS encoding aminotransferase class I/II-fold pyridoxal phosphate-dependent enzyme yields the protein MSTTFAIDSLPNRIIKHDDREYLFFSGTAYLGLPQNLAFQQLLTDAIGRYGTVFGSSRNGNLQLSVYEEAEAKLAQFVGAETALTLSSGMMAGQAVVNWLRLGYTEFVYGPNAHPAIWNGPTVSLPIMPFADWVAQLPAQLQTIKPGPVAILLNSIEAVRSEYYSFGWVRDLPDDRPITLVIDDSHGLGVLNAGRGIWPQIAQKDTINLLVTASTAKAMGLPGGVILGTAETLKAIRRTAFFGSCSPIPPAYLAAYVQADVLYAESREKLRQNLILAEKLLMPTGLFTHASGYPVFFTDHDDLYPFLLEKGIFIYSFAYPTAADRANTRIVISAFHELADIQKLAECVYAYCF
- a CDS encoding DUF2188 domain-containing protein, with the protein product MTNTPMWTPTHFPAAMRSLSPSTRAKAIEIANRLLEQGALDKQRVIAFSVSEARQWARLAQASPVNPSWQPHV
- a CDS encoding sensor histidine kinase is translated as MNIRTRLTLLFVLLVASILLLFSVSVYYLYDQFRQQEFEQRLAEKALTTVRLREDVGEVPRADLPVMADEQVTIYNNRGIVLYNQGRQRPRFPISPGLIQKITVKKPQYVRAGAIEAVGVRYTNHSGATFVIVASGNDRYGFSKLDRLRQILIFGWILCLFIVGIAGYLFATDALRPVAELIAQVNSISATNIHERLRVGRQRDELADLARTFNALLSRLEEAFVSQKSFVSHASHELRTPLTVMMGQIEVTRLQARSTNEYEAAFDGLLDEVKNMIRLVNGLLELARASADAATLNYQSVRIDELLWQAQSQLIQKRPNYQIDIDFENLPSQEEDLVIIGEESLLQTAFQNLMENGCKYSPDERVSVRLSFEPGQVQLTFANRGYGIQPADLPHIFEPFYRSESTMTIQGHGIGLALTQRIIELHKGKISVESVIGNETKFRIILPSPLAALPDSVGTTSSTKIVQQS
- a CDS encoding DUF1338 domain-containing protein, producing the protein MNSPSTTDKQTLDAVLDGLMRRYTERVPDVRAVIDAMIDAGIIQTSDEIENDHIAFRTMGVPNLGLASFEKIFLHYGYERRDEYNFIEKKLSAYWYAPPAPEYPRIFASELRVDELSDEAQRIIHNYTDTVTSDPVDALNLDDAEAVDQFLHQPLWQTPTLADYQTLLKESEYAAWVIYNRYYLNHFTISVHNLKPGYSTIDEFVAFLTDRGLRLNSAGGTIKVSPDGDLRQASTVAQMIDAEFTGGDVFRIAGSYVEFAERRVLPPFRDLPADQITRQHRREGFETGNADKIFESTFTTQTGN
- a CDS encoding acyl-[acyl-carrier-protein] thioesterase — protein: MAFIQTDTFTLRGYETDAFGRLSVPALMNLMQESANRNAIEYGIGINDLARQGYGWMLMRFRLRMHTYPRYGQTIQVMTYPTSVEKYFIHRDFRVLADDGTLLADAVSIWLVFSMDKRAMVPLPDFIRALSLPPGIDPLPKLALKPDFQNKPFAPTHENEVTVGWFSIDQNQHVNNVSYVEWLLDAVDSNTLQTRELAEIDLVYRTESHWKDRLLIRSVSESDDTINHRIEQSNRQPGESGKDVLLAQSRWRTNKNDNAQTYDELSQHNR
- a CDS encoding dipeptide epimerase, translating into MQLFLHRVDLRLNHTFTIAHDSRDVQPTLIVELRDGAYRGFGEATATRYYGITMDGMVTALESIRPQIEAYTLTDPETFWADMHQSLAQNPFALCALDQAAWDLWAKKQEKPLYELWGLDPANSPLTNYTIGLDTPERMVEKMQELPWPLYKIKLGRPETDLSIIRTLRQYTEAVFRVDANCGWTVADTLAKSQVLAELGVEFIEQPLPASDWEGAKMVFDQSTLPIIADESCIVEADVERCAGYFHGVNIKLTKCGGLTPARRMIARARELNLRVMVGCMTESSVGISAIAQLLPLLDYADLDGSLLIANDPATGVTFDYGRVIYANSSGTGARLLTR
- a CDS encoding sugar phosphate isomerase/epimerase family protein, translating into MKLSLLLAGLLSGFLALAQKPAPVGLQLYSFRSQFAKDVPGTMAKVKQLGFREAEIAGTYGLSLTDFRQLLDQNGIKAISTGASYEDLDNNVPKILAEAKALGAKYVTCAWIPHGGDAFTIYDADRAIDVFNTAGRLLADNGITFCYHTHGYEFQTYQNGTFFDYLAQNFDPKFVNFEMDVFWVKAPGYDPVALLQKYPKRFLLMHLKDRKPGTPDTNTGHSDIESNVTLGQGDVGIAAIMKQAKKSGVKHFFIEDESSRSMEQMQGSLAFLEGLK